The following are from one region of the Salminus brasiliensis chromosome 14, fSalBra1.hap2, whole genome shotgun sequence genome:
- the LOC140576573 gene encoding DNA-binding protein inhibitor ID-1-like: protein MKVVGATCALKSKVGLSEQSLAISKCKLPLLDEQMSAFLQDMNSCYSKLKELVPTLPANKKHSKVEILQHVIDYIWDLQVELDSPGGHRQQGTATGTRTPLTTLNAELSSISVENGCSDDRILCR from the exons ATGAAAGTGGTTGGAGCCACCTGCGCACTGAAGAGTAAAGTTGGCCTGTCTGAGCAGAGCCTGGCCATTTCCAAGTGCAAGCTGCCCCTCCTGGACGAGCAGATGAGCGCCTTCCTGCAGGACATGAACAGCTGCTACAGCAAGCTGAAGGAGCTGGTGCCTACGCTGCCTGCCAACAAGAAGCACAGCAAGGTGGAGATCCTGCAGCATGTCATCGACTACATCTGGGACCTGCAGGTGGAGCTGGACAGTCCTGGTGGCCACCGGCAGCAAGGGACGGCCACTGGCACGCGCACGCCCCTCACTACCCTGAACGCCGAGCTGAGCAGCATCTCTGTGGAG AACGGTTGCTCGGACGACAGGATCCTGTGCCGCTGA